The following are encoded in a window of Cottoperca gobio chromosome 20, fCotGob3.1, whole genome shotgun sequence genomic DNA:
- the LOC115025388 gene encoding regulator of G-protein signaling 20-like isoform X2 encodes MGSERVEMRKRQMQVHQEAAASVLQARHRMGNTPTNASNACCFCWCCCCSCSCLTVRSEDETIQRSTFERRTEGTTNCEESPKPSLDDARSWPMSFEKVMKSAAGRSCFRQFLRTEFSEENMMFWLACEELKKETNKTVVEEKVRQIYEDFISILSPKEVSLDSRVRDVINRNMLEPTSHTFDDAQQQIYTLMQRDSYPRYMNSSAYTDLMKSLEEPPPEP; translated from the exons ATGGGCTCGGAGCGGGTGGAGATGCGTAAGAGACAGATGCAGGTTCATCAGGAAGCAGCTGCCAGTGTCCTCCAAGCGCGCCACAGAATGGGAAACACCCCCACCAACGCCTCAAACgcctgctgcttctgctggtgctgctgctgtagctgctcCTG TTTGACTGTTAGGAGTGAGGACGAGACAATACAGAGGTCCACTTTTGAGCGCAGGACAGAGGGAACCACTAATTGTGAAGAAAG CCCGAAGCCTTCTCTGGATGACGCTCGCTCCTGGCCGATGTCGTTTGAAAAGGTGATGAAGAGTGCAGCGGGTCGCAGCTGCTTCAGGCAGTTCCTGCGGACGGAGTTCAGCGAGGAGAACATGATGTTCTGGCTCGCCTGCGAGGAGCTCAAGAAGGAGACCAACAAGACTGTGGTGGAGGAGAAAGTCCGTCAAATATACGAGGACTTCATCTCAATCCTTTCCCCTAAAGAG GTCAGTTTGGACTCGCGTGTTCGAGACGTGATTAACCGCAACATGCTGGAGCCCACCTCGCACACGTTCGACGACGCTCAGCAGCAGATCTACACGCTGATGCAGAGAGACTCATACCCCCGTTACATGAACTCATCTGCGTACACAGATCTGATGAAGAGCCTGGAGGAGCCTCCCCCGGAGCCATAG
- the LOC115025388 gene encoding regulator of G-protein signaling 20-like isoform X1 has product MDLVMMFVCVMLQFTAVKKKKKKRNPHCGLLVFSSSQSMGSERVEMRKRQMQVHQEAAASVLQARHRMGNTPTNASNACCFCWCCCCSCSCLTVRSEDETIQRSTFERRTEGTTNCEESPKPSLDDARSWPMSFEKVMKSAAGRSCFRQFLRTEFSEENMMFWLACEELKKETNKTVVEEKVRQIYEDFISILSPKEVSLDSRVRDVINRNMLEPTSHTFDDAQQQIYTLMQRDSYPRYMNSSAYTDLMKSLEEPPPEP; this is encoded by the exons ATGGATCTTGTGatgatgtttgtgtgcgtgaTGCTCCAGTTTACTgcggtgaaaaaaaaaaaaaaaaaaagaaaccctcactGTGGTCTCCTTGTCTTCTCATCCTCGCAGTCCATGGGCTCGGAGCGGGTGGAGATGCGTAAGAGACAGATGCAGGTTCATCAGGAAGCAGCTGCCAGTGTCCTCCAAGCGCGCCACAGAATGGGAAACACCCCCACCAACGCCTCAAACgcctgctgcttctgctggtgctgctgctgtagctgctcCTG TTTGACTGTTAGGAGTGAGGACGAGACAATACAGAGGTCCACTTTTGAGCGCAGGACAGAGGGAACCACTAATTGTGAAGAAAG CCCGAAGCCTTCTCTGGATGACGCTCGCTCCTGGCCGATGTCGTTTGAAAAGGTGATGAAGAGTGCAGCGGGTCGCAGCTGCTTCAGGCAGTTCCTGCGGACGGAGTTCAGCGAGGAGAACATGATGTTCTGGCTCGCCTGCGAGGAGCTCAAGAAGGAGACCAACAAGACTGTGGTGGAGGAGAAAGTCCGTCAAATATACGAGGACTTCATCTCAATCCTTTCCCCTAAAGAG GTCAGTTTGGACTCGCGTGTTCGAGACGTGATTAACCGCAACATGCTGGAGCCCACCTCGCACACGTTCGACGACGCTCAGCAGCAGATCTACACGCTGATGCAGAGAGACTCATACCCCCGTTACATGAACTCATCTGCGTACACAGATCTGATGAAGAGCCTGGAGGAGCCTCCCCCGGAGCCATAG
- the LOC115025390 gene encoding acyl-protein thioesterase 1, translated as MCGNSMSAPLPAIVPAARKATAAVIFLHGLGDTGHGWAEGFAGIRIPHVKYICPHAPTMPVSLNMRMSMPSWFDIYGLSPDANEDEAGIKRASENIKALIDQEVKNGIPSHRILLGGFSQGGALSLYTALTTQQKLAGVVALSCWLPLRKSFPQASASIANKDMHVLQCHGDADPVVPFMFGSQTAEKMKSLINPANITFKSYRGLPHSACPEEMVDVKRFIEKQLPPISDE; from the exons ATGTGCGGCAATAGCATGTCAGCGCCTTTACCTGCCATTGTGCCTGCTGCCCGGAAAGCTACTGCGGCG gTGATATTTCTCCATGGCCTTGGTGATACGGG ACATGGATGGGCAGAAGGTTTCGCAGGCATCAGGATACCACATGTGAAATACATCTGTCCGCACGC TCCCACCATGCCTGTTTCTTTGAACATGAGAATGTCCATGCCTTCTTG GTTTGATATATATGGGTTGAGCCCAGACGCAAATGAAGATGAGGCTGGTATTAAAAGAGCGTCAGAGAACA TTAAAGCCTTGATAGACCAAGAAGTGAAGAATGGAATACCTTCTCACAGAATTCTCCTCGGTGGATTTTCACAG GGTGGAGCTTTGTCTCTCTACACGGCGTTGACGACTCAGCAGAAGCTAGCTGGAGTCGTCGCTCTGAGCTGCTGGCTCCCTCTCCGCAAGTCCTTCCCTCAG GCGTCTGCCAGCATTGCTAACAAAGACATGCATGTCCTACAATGCCACGGGGATGCCGACCCCGTGGTCCCCTTTATGTTCGGCAGCCAGACGGCGGAGAAGATGAAAAGCCTCATCAATCCAGCCAACATCACCTTCAAGTCGTACCGGGGTCTACCTCACAGCGCCTGTCCCGAG GAAATGGTGGATGTCAAACGATTCATAGAGAAGCAGCTTCCTCCCATCAGCGATGAATGA